A region from the Vicia villosa cultivar HV-30 ecotype Madison, WI linkage group LG3, Vvil1.0, whole genome shotgun sequence genome encodes:
- the LOC131658567 gene encoding agamous-like MADS-box protein AGL80 — MVDQESFLKQRIGKAEKQLKRQWADNKETETTMLMFQCLDAGKVVHNDMSMSDLNDLSCMIDHNLRKIGRMKESDDSENINHQNPIESQVMAAQSQVRLPMAPPPPPPPTAPDNDEIKMMSRLGWI, encoded by the coding sequence ATGGTGGATCAAGAGAGTTTTCTGAAACAAAGAATTGGGAAGGCTGAAAAGCAACTTAAAAGGCAATGGGCAGATAACAAAGAGACAGAGACAACCATGCTGATGTTTCAATGTCTCGATGCTGGGAAGGTCGTGCATAACGATATGTCAATGAGTGATTTGAATGATCTTTCTTGCATGATTGATCATAATTTGAGGAAGATAGGTAGAATGAAGGAATCCGATGATAGTGAAAATATTAATCACCAAAATCCAATCGAAAGTCAAGTCATGGCTGCTCAAAGCCAAGTCCGACTCCCCATGGCACCACCACCGCCGCCACCACCAACCGCACCTGATAATGATGAAATTAAAATGATGAGTAGGTTGGGATGGATATGA